The Mytilus trossulus isolate FHL-02 chromosome 3, PNRI_Mtr1.1.1.hap1, whole genome shotgun sequence genome contains a region encoding:
- the LOC134710243 gene encoding hepatocyte nuclear factor 3-beta-like, with protein sequence MYEKQSLDCPQSGDYLTMLSTKSPYDPSCSSGYTMTSMPNMNSYGTMSMGSMAMSNMNYSPPNMGGMPPQAMSSMGMGMHAASMPPGMNSMNSIASVNGMGSLPPMNGMTSPMRMESFNRAQAINRARDKTYRRSYTHAKPPYSYISLITMAIQQSPNKMCTLSEIYQFIMDLFPFYRQNQQRWQNSIRHSLSFNDCFVKVPRTPDRPGKGSYWALHPDSGNMFENGCYLRRQKRFKCVKKEMMRQSCSGDDDDSCKSPDSRDGCSPSPPPPPPQNHVPSGHEIPETKSEPLSNEHSAPTPVQQHERHDMTPNIRHMQHDIVSQGYNHPAGHPAGHLNHPHSFNHPFSINSLITDSAKMDMKMYEMQGYGGYNPHAMALPPMTKDLSHMPGPDNNGYYKTYAPHSVGSL encoded by the coding sequence ATGTACGAGAAACAAAGTTTGGATTGCCCGCAGTCGGGAGACTATTTGACAATGTTGTCAACTAAGTCTCCATACGACCCCAGTTGCAGCAGTGGATATACTATGACATCAATGCCAAATATGAACAGTTATGGGACTATGTCTATGGGATCTATGGCTATGAGCAATATGAACTATTCTCCTCCGAACATGGGAGGTATGCCACCGCAAGCAATGTCCAGCATGGGTATGGGTATGCATGCAGCATCCATGCCACCCGGTATGAATTCTATGAATTCAATAGCTTCAGTGAATGGAATGGGAAGTCTACCACCAATGAACGGCATGACGAGCCCTATGAGAATGGAATCGTTTAACAGGGCCCAGGCTATTAACAGGGCACGGGACAAAACGTATCGTAGAAGTTATACACATGCAAAGCCGCCATATTCTTACATATCTCTGATCACTATGGCTATTCAACAGTCACCGAACAAAATGTGTACGCTTAGTGAAATATACCAGTTTATTATGGACTTATTTCCGTTTTACCGTCAGAATCAACAGAGATGGCAGAATTCTATCAGACATAGTTTATCTTTTAATGACTGTTTTGTCAAAGTTCCGAGAACACCAGACCGTCCTGGAAAAGGCAGCTACTGGGCTCTTCATCCCGACTCAGGTAATATGTTTGAAAATGGATGTTACCTCCGACGCCAGAAACGCTTCAAATGTGTAAAGAAAGAAATGATGAGGCAGTCATGTTCAGGAGATGACGATGACAGTTGTAAATCGCCCGACAGTAGAGATGGATGTTCCCCatcaccaccaccaccaccaccacaaAATCACGTACCGTCAGGACATGAGATTCCGGAAACTAAATCGGAACCATTGAGTAATGAACATAGTGCGCCAACACCCGTCCAGCAACATGAACGCCACGATATGACCCCGAACATTCGACATATGCAGCATGATATAGTTTCGCAGGGGTACAATCATCCAGCCGGACATCCCGCCGGACACTTAAATCATCCTCACTCATTTAATCATCCGTTCTCTATAAATAGTTTAATCACAGACAGTGCCAAAATGGACATGAAAATGTACGAAATGCAGGGATATGGAGGTTACAATCCCCATGCTATGGCGCTACCGCCAATGACTAAAGACTTATCACATATGCCTGGACCGGACAATAATGGCTATTACAAGACATATGCACCTCATAGTGTGGGTAGTTTATAG